The Tigriopus californicus strain San Diego chromosome 5, Tcal_SD_v2.1, whole genome shotgun sequence genome includes a region encoding these proteins:
- the LOC131879958 gene encoding histamine H2 receptor-like isoform X1: MSSSGSGRINTVSRGIPGAGVFQGERGSNITNGTVIECPENAETAAAIIFAVAGMGMFTNILMMFLILARKNLRRKFFRHRWSQGLLFHQALVDCARAAILMPLGTSILNCKPVNKCSLVETAFLLLVTVSTVNLLTTVLNDAPVLPDDDDGEDALPMLMDSPQCVVFGMFMIWFASITINLGPTFLSGALAANSESYLNKPSCPLIQGPYRHYVLNVLWIFINVLCVLLTMYHLYKLYKDLSQSNMETLRVASLVTTMISVNGNDEETRDSRRLKSYIAKMEQEGIARVKMFLAITIAYLIFWGPLFLVTLFSYGDYKTETPSTSHEVTLHVAFVHAFVNPTLFLVLHKGLRRATLDLLCCNFRGGDIVLDEYPSLFPSGGASVEGGMTTFEPDGNGGLAPDGLPPIASINRTYMLADNRHGEKSGSKKETTL; encoded by the exons ATGTCGTCATCCGGGAGCGGGAGGATCAACACGGTGTCCCGGGGCATCCCTGGAGCCGGCGTGTTTCAAGGTGAGCGCGGAAGCAACATCACCAATGGGACCGTTATCGAATGCCCGGAGAATGCGGAGACCGCTGCCGCCATCATATTCGCGGTGGCCGGCATGGGGATGTTCACCAACATCCTCATGATGTTCCTTATTCTAGCCAGAAAGAACCTCAGAAG AAAATTTTTTCGCCATAGGTGGAGCCAAGGACTCCTGTTTCATCAGGCCTTGGTTGATTGCGCCCGAGCGGCCATCCTCATGCCTTTGGGTACGTCCATCTTGAATTGCAAGCCCGTGAACAAATGCAGTTTGGTGGAGACGGCCTTCCTGCTCTTGGTGACGGTCTCGACGGTGAATCTCCTGACCACGGTGCTCAATGACGCTCCTGTCCTTccggatgatgatgatggagagGATGCACTCCCAATGCTCATGGACAGCCCTCAATGTGTCGTCTTTGGGATGTTCATGATATG gTTCGCCAGCATCACTATCAATTTAGGTCCAACTTTCTTGAGTGGAGCCCTGGCTGCCAATTCAGAGAGCTACTTGAACAAGCCTTCCTGTCCTTTGATCCAAGGCCCATATCGCCATTATGTCCTGAATGTCCTTTGGATTTTCATCAACGTCCTCTGTGTGCTATTAACCATGTACCACTTGTATAAGCTCTACAAGGATCTCAGCCAGTCCAATATGGAGACCTTGAGGGTAGCATCCCTGGTCACCACTATGATTTCCGTCAACGGCAATGACGAAGAGACTCGGGACTCACGCCGTCTCAAGTCCTACATTGCCAAGATGGAACAGGAAGGCATTGCCCGTGTCAAAATGTTCCTCGCCATCACCATTGCCTACCTCATCTTCTGGGGACCACTCTTTTTAGTGACTTTATTCAGTTACGGTGACTACAAGACAGAGACGCCTTCCACCTCGCATGAGGTCACCCTGCACGTGGCCTTTGTGCACGCGTTTGTCAATCCCACCCTGTTTCTAGTGCTTCACAAAGGCCTTAGAAGGGCCACTTTGGATCTCCTGTGCTGTAACTTCCGTGGGGGTGATATCGTGTTGGACGAATATCCGTCCTTGTTCCCATCTGGTGGAGCCTCGGTCGAAGGTGGCATGACCACATTTGAGCCAGATGGGAATGGGGGTCTCGCCCCAGATGGTCTCCCACCCATCGCATCCATCAATCGGACCTACAT
- the LOC131879958 gene encoding histamine H2 receptor-like isoform X2 → MSSSGSGRINTVSRGIPGAGVFQGERGSNITNGTVIECPENAETAAAIIFAVAGMGMFTNILMMFLILARKNLRRWSQGLLFHQALVDCARAAILMPLGTSILNCKPVNKCSLVETAFLLLVTVSTVNLLTTVLNDAPVLPDDDDGEDALPMLMDSPQCVVFGMFMIWFASITINLGPTFLSGALAANSESYLNKPSCPLIQGPYRHYVLNVLWIFINVLCVLLTMYHLYKLYKDLSQSNMETLRVASLVTTMISVNGNDEETRDSRRLKSYIAKMEQEGIARVKMFLAITIAYLIFWGPLFLVTLFSYGDYKTETPSTSHEVTLHVAFVHAFVNPTLFLVLHKGLRRATLDLLCCNFRGGDIVLDEYPSLFPSGGASVEGGMTTFEPDGNGGLAPDGLPPIASINRTYMLADNRHGEKSGSKKETTL, encoded by the exons ATGTCGTCATCCGGGAGCGGGAGGATCAACACGGTGTCCCGGGGCATCCCTGGAGCCGGCGTGTTTCAAGGTGAGCGCGGAAGCAACATCACCAATGGGACCGTTATCGAATGCCCGGAGAATGCGGAGACCGCTGCCGCCATCATATTCGCGGTGGCCGGCATGGGGATGTTCACCAACATCCTCATGATGTTCCTTATTCTAGCCAGAAAGAACCTCAGAAG GTGGAGCCAAGGACTCCTGTTTCATCAGGCCTTGGTTGATTGCGCCCGAGCGGCCATCCTCATGCCTTTGGGTACGTCCATCTTGAATTGCAAGCCCGTGAACAAATGCAGTTTGGTGGAGACGGCCTTCCTGCTCTTGGTGACGGTCTCGACGGTGAATCTCCTGACCACGGTGCTCAATGACGCTCCTGTCCTTccggatgatgatgatggagagGATGCACTCCCAATGCTCATGGACAGCCCTCAATGTGTCGTCTTTGGGATGTTCATGATATG gTTCGCCAGCATCACTATCAATTTAGGTCCAACTTTCTTGAGTGGAGCCCTGGCTGCCAATTCAGAGAGCTACTTGAACAAGCCTTCCTGTCCTTTGATCCAAGGCCCATATCGCCATTATGTCCTGAATGTCCTTTGGATTTTCATCAACGTCCTCTGTGTGCTATTAACCATGTACCACTTGTATAAGCTCTACAAGGATCTCAGCCAGTCCAATATGGAGACCTTGAGGGTAGCATCCCTGGTCACCACTATGATTTCCGTCAACGGCAATGACGAAGAGACTCGGGACTCACGCCGTCTCAAGTCCTACATTGCCAAGATGGAACAGGAAGGCATTGCCCGTGTCAAAATGTTCCTCGCCATCACCATTGCCTACCTCATCTTCTGGGGACCACTCTTTTTAGTGACTTTATTCAGTTACGGTGACTACAAGACAGAGACGCCTTCCACCTCGCATGAGGTCACCCTGCACGTGGCCTTTGTGCACGCGTTTGTCAATCCCACCCTGTTTCTAGTGCTTCACAAAGGCCTTAGAAGGGCCACTTTGGATCTCCTGTGCTGTAACTTCCGTGGGGGTGATATCGTGTTGGACGAATATCCGTCCTTGTTCCCATCTGGTGGAGCCTCGGTCGAAGGTGGCATGACCACATTTGAGCCAGATGGGAATGGGGGTCTCGCCCCAGATGGTCTCCCACCCATCGCATCCATCAATCGGACCTACAT